From Salvelinus namaycush isolate Seneca chromosome 27, SaNama_1.0, whole genome shotgun sequence, the proteins below share one genomic window:
- the dus3l gene encoding tRNA-dihydrouridine(47) synthase [NAD(P)(+)]-like isoform X1, translated as METETTPNIPTESHGHGMNGTDKGRAAIKTQFLTTKEKFHELLDSGGKGPNDDKASDDAGPKETAEDSLEEPQEKKLKVDPDEQEKQDSKRMRGQNKSRPHMKPTSYDNRRLCPSIIQERETKCVYGDKCKFIHDVAEYMALKPADVGEHCYLYDTFGKCHYGLSCRFARAHISADLKNMANEERAKAMEGRTPVRNSLDKDLQWRLRKKVVPFTASDAYMKIIFEGGHKAGECWKKAATAENVDNCCSAVVHSQCSEGENPQTSDNQGTEVSQENLALVKTIGPLTDADVIKLRQCEKKQVDFKDKLYLAPLTTCGNLPFRRICKRFGADITCGEMAMCTNLLQGQSSEWALLKRHESEDLFGVQVEGCFPDTMTRCAELLNNKIDVDFVDINSGCPIDLVYKKGGGCGLMTRTNKFEQIIRGMNSVLDVPLTVKIRTGVQEKANIAHKLIPEMKKWGVSMITLHGRSREQRYTKSADWDYINTCSQLASPIPLFGNGDILSYYDAMKARETEVSGIMLARGALIKPWVFTEIKERRDWDISSSERLDVLRDFTHYGLEHWGSDTQGLEKTRNFLLEWLSFMCRYIPVGLLERVPQRINERPPYYMGRDYLESLMASQHVGDWIKISEMLLGPVPKNFNFLPKHKANAYK; from the exons ATGGAGACCGAGACAACCCCAAATATACCCACAGAAAGCCATGGACATGGGATGAATGGGACTGATAAAGGTAGAGCTGCCATTAAAACACA GTTTCTCACAACCAAAGAAAAGTTCCACGAGTTACTGGACTCTGGAGGGAAGGGTCCTAATGATGACAAGGCCAGTGACGATGCAGGACCAAAAGAGACAGCAGAGGACTCTCTGGAAGAGCCTCAAGAGAAAAAATTGAAAGTGGACCCAGATGAGCAGGAGAAACAGGACAGCAAGCGAATGCGAGGACAGAACAAGTCTAGGCCGCACATGAAACCCACGAGCTACGACAACAGACGACTGTGTCCTTCCATAATTCAG GAGCGTGAGACTAAATGTGTCTACGGCGACAAATGCAAGTTCATCCATGATGTTGCTGAGTACATGGCCTTAAAGCCCGCTGACGTTGGAGAGCACTGCTACCTCTATGACACCTTCGGGAAGTGCCACTACGGCTTGAGCTGCCGATTCGCCCGGGCCCACATCAGCGCTGACCTAAAAAACATGGCCAACGAGGAGCGTGCGAAAGCCATGGAGGGGAGAACGCCAGTGAGGAATAGCCTGGACAAGGACCTGCAGTGGCGCCTCCGCAAGAAGGTGGTCCCCTTTACAGCGTCTGACGCCTACATGAAGATCATTTTCGAAGGCGGACACAAAGCAGGAGAGTGCTGGAAAAAGGCTGCAACAGCAGAGAACG TTGATAACTGTTGTTCAGCGGTGGTCCACTCTCAGTGTTCTGAAGGGGAGAATCCACAAACATCAGACAACCAGGGAACTGAG GTTAGCCAGGAGAATCTGGCTTTAGTGAAAACCATTGGGCCGTTGACTGATGCTGATGTTATAAAGTTACGACAATGTGAAAAGAAGCAG GTGGACTTCAAAGACAAGCTGTATCTTGCTCCCTTAACAACG TGTGGAAACCTCCCTTTCCGTCGTATATGCAAACGATTCGGCGCCGACATTACGTGTGGAGAGATGGCCATGTGTACCAACCTGCTGCAGGGCCAGTCGTCCGAATGGGCGCTCCTCAAGAGACATGAGAGCGAGGACCTTTTCGGCGTGCAG GTGGAGGGATGCTTTCCTGACACAATGACCAGATGTGCAGAGCTACTCAACAACAAAATCGACGTGGACTTTGTGGACATCAACTCGGGGTGTCCTATTGACCTTGTATACAAGAAG GGCGGAGGATGTGGGCTGATGACGCGCACCAACAAGTTTGAGCAAATCATCCGAGGAATGAACTCT GTTCTGGATGTCCCTTTGACTGTCAAGATTCGTACCGGCGTTCAGGAGAAGGCCAACATCGCACATAAACTCATCCCAGAGATGAAGAAGTGGGGGGTGTCCATGATCACG TTGCATGGCAGGTCCAGGGAACAGCGCTATACCAAGTCAGCTGACTGGGACTACATTAATACCTGCTCCCAACTCGCCAGCCCCATCCCACTCTTTG GTAATGGAGACATTTTGTCTTATTATGACGCCATGAAAGCTAGAGAGACTGAAGTTTCGGGTATtatgctggcaag GGGCGCGCTCATCAAGCCCTGGGTTTTCACAGAGATCAAGGAGAGGCGGGACTGGGACATCTCGTCCAGCGAGCGGCTAGATGTCCTTAGGGACTTCACCCACTACGGCCTGGAGCACTGGGGCTCGGACACCCAAGGCCTGGAGAAGACCAGGAACTTCTTGCTGGAATGGCTGTCCTTCATGTGCAG GTACATACCAGTTGGGCTGCTGGAACGAGTGCCCCAGAGGATCAATGAGCGACCACCCTACTACATGGGCAGGGACTACCTGGAGTCTCTCATGGCAAGTCAGCACGTAGGGGACTGGATCAAGATCAG TGAAATGCTGCTTGGACCTGTACCCAAGAATTTCAACTTTCTGCCCAAGCATAAGGCAAATGCTTACAAATGA
- the dus3l gene encoding tRNA-dihydrouridine(47) synthase [NAD(P)(+)]-like isoform X2, whose translation METETTPNIPTESHGHGMNGTDKGRAAIKTQFLTTKEKFHELLDSGGKGPNDDKASDDAGPKETAEDSLEEPQEKKLKVDPDEQEKQDSKRMRGQNKSRPHMKPTSYDNRRLCPSIIQERETKCVYGDKCKFIHDVAEYMALKPADVGEHCYLYDTFGKCHYGLSCRFARAHISADLKNMANEERAKAMEGRTPVRNSLDKDLQWRLRKKVVPFTASDAYMKIIFEGGHKAGECWKKAATAENAVVHSQCSEGENPQTSDNQGTEVSQENLALVKTIGPLTDADVIKLRQCEKKQVDFKDKLYLAPLTTCGNLPFRRICKRFGADITCGEMAMCTNLLQGQSSEWALLKRHESEDLFGVQVEGCFPDTMTRCAELLNNKIDVDFVDINSGCPIDLVYKKGGGCGLMTRTNKFEQIIRGMNSVLDVPLTVKIRTGVQEKANIAHKLIPEMKKWGVSMITLHGRSREQRYTKSADWDYINTCSQLASPIPLFGNGDILSYYDAMKARETEVSGIMLARGALIKPWVFTEIKERRDWDISSSERLDVLRDFTHYGLEHWGSDTQGLEKTRNFLLEWLSFMCRYIPVGLLERVPQRINERPPYYMGRDYLESLMASQHVGDWIKISEMLLGPVPKNFNFLPKHKANAYK comes from the exons ATGGAGACCGAGACAACCCCAAATATACCCACAGAAAGCCATGGACATGGGATGAATGGGACTGATAAAGGTAGAGCTGCCATTAAAACACA GTTTCTCACAACCAAAGAAAAGTTCCACGAGTTACTGGACTCTGGAGGGAAGGGTCCTAATGATGACAAGGCCAGTGACGATGCAGGACCAAAAGAGACAGCAGAGGACTCTCTGGAAGAGCCTCAAGAGAAAAAATTGAAAGTGGACCCAGATGAGCAGGAGAAACAGGACAGCAAGCGAATGCGAGGACAGAACAAGTCTAGGCCGCACATGAAACCCACGAGCTACGACAACAGACGACTGTGTCCTTCCATAATTCAG GAGCGTGAGACTAAATGTGTCTACGGCGACAAATGCAAGTTCATCCATGATGTTGCTGAGTACATGGCCTTAAAGCCCGCTGACGTTGGAGAGCACTGCTACCTCTATGACACCTTCGGGAAGTGCCACTACGGCTTGAGCTGCCGATTCGCCCGGGCCCACATCAGCGCTGACCTAAAAAACATGGCCAACGAGGAGCGTGCGAAAGCCATGGAGGGGAGAACGCCAGTGAGGAATAGCCTGGACAAGGACCTGCAGTGGCGCCTCCGCAAGAAGGTGGTCCCCTTTACAGCGTCTGACGCCTACATGAAGATCATTTTCGAAGGCGGACACAAAGCAGGAGAGTGCTGGAAAAAGGCTGCAACAGCAGAGAACG CGGTGGTCCACTCTCAGTGTTCTGAAGGGGAGAATCCACAAACATCAGACAACCAGGGAACTGAG GTTAGCCAGGAGAATCTGGCTTTAGTGAAAACCATTGGGCCGTTGACTGATGCTGATGTTATAAAGTTACGACAATGTGAAAAGAAGCAG GTGGACTTCAAAGACAAGCTGTATCTTGCTCCCTTAACAACG TGTGGAAACCTCCCTTTCCGTCGTATATGCAAACGATTCGGCGCCGACATTACGTGTGGAGAGATGGCCATGTGTACCAACCTGCTGCAGGGCCAGTCGTCCGAATGGGCGCTCCTCAAGAGACATGAGAGCGAGGACCTTTTCGGCGTGCAG GTGGAGGGATGCTTTCCTGACACAATGACCAGATGTGCAGAGCTACTCAACAACAAAATCGACGTGGACTTTGTGGACATCAACTCGGGGTGTCCTATTGACCTTGTATACAAGAAG GGCGGAGGATGTGGGCTGATGACGCGCACCAACAAGTTTGAGCAAATCATCCGAGGAATGAACTCT GTTCTGGATGTCCCTTTGACTGTCAAGATTCGTACCGGCGTTCAGGAGAAGGCCAACATCGCACATAAACTCATCCCAGAGATGAAGAAGTGGGGGGTGTCCATGATCACG TTGCATGGCAGGTCCAGGGAACAGCGCTATACCAAGTCAGCTGACTGGGACTACATTAATACCTGCTCCCAACTCGCCAGCCCCATCCCACTCTTTG GTAATGGAGACATTTTGTCTTATTATGACGCCATGAAAGCTAGAGAGACTGAAGTTTCGGGTATtatgctggcaag GGGCGCGCTCATCAAGCCCTGGGTTTTCACAGAGATCAAGGAGAGGCGGGACTGGGACATCTCGTCCAGCGAGCGGCTAGATGTCCTTAGGGACTTCACCCACTACGGCCTGGAGCACTGGGGCTCGGACACCCAAGGCCTGGAGAAGACCAGGAACTTCTTGCTGGAATGGCTGTCCTTCATGTGCAG GTACATACCAGTTGGGCTGCTGGAACGAGTGCCCCAGAGGATCAATGAGCGACCACCCTACTACATGGGCAGGGACTACCTGGAGTCTCTCATGGCAAGTCAGCACGTAGGGGACTGGATCAAGATCAG TGAAATGCTGCTTGGACCTGTACCCAAGAATTTCAACTTTCTGCCCAAGCATAAGGCAAATGCTTACAAATGA